One part of the Aliivibrio fischeri ATCC 7744 = JCM 18803 = DSM 507 genome encodes these proteins:
- the ilvC gene encoding ketol-acid reductoisomerase, whose product MSNYFNTLNLREQLDQLGRCRFMEREEFATEADYLKGKKVVIVGCGAQGLNQGLNMRDSGLDVAYALRQAAIDEQRQSYKNAKENGFEVASYETLIPQADLVINLTPDKQHTNVVETVMPLMKEGAALGYSHGFNVVEEGMQIRKDLTVVMVAPKCPGTEVREEYKRGFGVPTLIAVHPENDPKGEGWDIAKAWAAGTGGHRAGCLESSFVAEVKSDLMGEQTILCGMLQAGSIVSYEKMIADGIEPGYAGKLLQYGWETITEALKFGGVTHMMDRLSNPAKVKAFELSEELKELMRPLYNKHMDDIISGEFSRTMMADWANDDVNLFGWREETGQTAFENYPESDVDISEQEYFDNGILLVAMVRAGVELAFEAMTASGIIDESAYYESLHELPLIANTVARKRLYEMNVVISDTAEYGNYLFANVATPLLREKFMPSVETDVIGRGLGESSNQVDNATLIAVNDAIRNHPVEYIGEELRSYMSDMKRIAVGG is encoded by the coding sequence ATGTCTAACTACTTTAATACGCTCAATTTACGTGAACAATTAGATCAACTAGGTCGTTGTCGCTTTATGGAGCGTGAAGAATTTGCAACAGAAGCTGATTACCTTAAAGGTAAAAAAGTGGTTATTGTTGGTTGTGGTGCTCAAGGTTTAAACCAGGGCCTTAATATGCGTGATTCAGGTTTAGATGTGGCTTATGCACTGCGTCAAGCCGCTATTGATGAACAACGACAATCATATAAAAATGCAAAAGAAAATGGTTTTGAAGTAGCTAGCTATGAAACTCTGATCCCGCAAGCTGATCTAGTTATTAATCTTACTCCTGATAAACAACATACTAATGTAGTTGAAACTGTGATGCCTCTTATGAAAGAAGGTGCAGCTTTAGGTTATTCGCACGGTTTCAATGTTGTTGAAGAAGGTATGCAAATCCGTAAAGATCTGACGGTTGTGATGGTTGCACCTAAGTGTCCAGGAACAGAAGTTCGTGAAGAATATAAACGTGGCTTTGGTGTTCCAACTCTAATTGCAGTTCACCCAGAAAACGATCCTAAAGGTGAAGGTTGGGATATTGCTAAGGCTTGGGCTGCTGGCACAGGTGGTCACCGTGCGGGTTGTCTAGAGTCTTCTTTTGTCGCTGAAGTTAAATCTGACCTTATGGGTGAACAAACGATTCTTTGTGGCATGCTACAAGCAGGTTCTATCGTATCTTACGAGAAGATGATTGCTGACGGTATTGAGCCTGGTTATGCAGGTAAACTTCTACAGTACGGTTGGGAAACAATTACTGAAGCTTTAAAGTTTGGCGGTGTTACGCATATGATGGATCGCCTTTCAAACCCAGCTAAAGTAAAAGCTTTTGAGCTTTCAGAAGAACTGAAAGAGCTAATGCGTCCACTTTATAACAAACATATGGACGACATTATTTCTGGTGAGTTTTCTCGTACAATGATGGCTGATTGGGCTAATGATGATGTTAATCTATTTGGCTGGCGTGAAGAAACAGGTCAAACTGCGTTTGAAAACTACCCTGAGTCTGATGTGGATATCTCTGAACAAGAATACTTTGATAACGGTATTTTACTAGTTGCAATGGTTCGTGCCGGCGTTGAATTAGCATTTGAAGCTATGACAGCATCAGGTATTATTGACGAATCTGCTTACTATGAGTCGCTGCACGAATTACCACTGATTGCTAACACTGTAGCACGTAAGCGTTTGTACGAAATGAACGTAGTTATTTCTGATACTGCTGAATATGGTAACTACCTATTTGCAAATGTAGCAACGCCACTTCTTCGTGAGAAATTCATGCCTTCTGTTGAAACAGATGTTATTGGACGTGGATTAGGTGAGTCATCAAATCAAGTGGATAATGCAACGCTAATCGCTGTTAATGATGCGATTCGTAATCATCCAGTTGAATATATTGGTGAAGAGCTACGTAGCTACATGAGCGATATGAAGCGAATTGCTGTTGGTGGTTAA
- the ubiK gene encoding ubiquinone biosynthesis accessory factor UbiK — protein sequence MFDPKKLEQVAKQIHESMPQPVKELGSDVEQKVRQVIQGQLNKLDVVSREEFDVQTQVLLRTRQKLTAMEQKLAELEEKLSEK from the coding sequence ATGTTTGATCCAAAAAAGTTAGAGCAAGTAGCAAAACAGATTCATGAATCAATGCCACAGCCAGTAAAAGAACTTGGTAGTGATGTTGAACAAAAAGTTCGTCAAGTTATTCAAGGACAGCTAAATAAGCTTGATGTTGTTAGCAGAGAAGAATTTGATGTCCAAACACAGGTTCTTTTACGTACTCGCCAAAAGCTAACTGCGATGGAACAAAAACTTGCTGAACTAGAAGAGAAACTTTCAGAAAAATAA
- the ilvY gene encoding HTH-type transcriptional activator IlvY, with product MNIKLLQTFLHLCESHSFTHTSKAMHLSPSALSRQIQKLEDDIGHPLFIRDNRSVELTSAAKQLIPIALNICSEWSGYKASSNVVNNALKGQLKLFCSVTASYSHLPQLLNDFKVNYPHIDIKLSTGDPAQAIEKIESSEVDIAISAVPEKPSNKLAFEIISEIPLSIIAPLGNNQFISEINKENSNWELLPFILPESGTARNRANQWFKEQGIKPTIYAQVSGHEAIVSMVALGCGIGIAPDVVINNSPVKDKVQRLNTLPIAPFKLGLCCKKSKLNDSVIQALWQVAENTFI from the coding sequence ATGAATATAAAATTACTACAAACGTTTTTGCATTTATGCGAAAGCCATAGTTTCACACATACGTCTAAAGCTATGCACTTGAGCCCATCAGCTTTAAGCCGACAAATACAAAAATTAGAAGACGACATCGGTCATCCACTGTTTATTAGAGATAACCGAAGCGTCGAATTAACCAGTGCCGCAAAGCAACTGATACCTATAGCACTGAATATATGCTCCGAATGGAGTGGATATAAAGCCAGTTCGAACGTCGTAAACAATGCCTTAAAAGGACAATTAAAATTATTTTGCTCCGTTACTGCAAGCTACAGCCATCTTCCTCAATTATTAAATGACTTCAAAGTTAATTACCCACATATAGATATTAAGCTATCTACGGGCGATCCTGCTCAAGCAATAGAAAAGATTGAATCCTCTGAAGTAGATATCGCTATTTCAGCGGTACCAGAAAAACCTTCAAATAAGCTCGCTTTTGAAATTATTAGTGAGATTCCACTTTCAATTATTGCTCCCTTAGGTAACAACCAATTTATTAGTGAAATAAACAAAGAGAATAGTAATTGGGAGTTACTCCCCTTTATATTGCCCGAATCAGGTACTGCTAGAAATCGAGCTAATCAATGGTTTAAAGAACAAGGAATCAAACCAACTATCTATGCTCAGGTTTCAGGCCATGAAGCAATTGTGAGCATGGTTGCATTAGGGTGTGGGATAGGAATAGCGCCAGATGTTGTAATAAACAACAGCCCAGTAAAAGATAAAGTACAACGTTTAAATACGTTACCAATTGCGCCATTTAAACTAGGTTTATGCTGTAAAAAATCAAAGTTAAATGATTCTGTTATTCAGGCGCTTTGGCAAGTTGCTGAAAATACATTTATTTAG